The Sphingomonas sp. NBWT7 nucleotide sequence CCGCACCGGCACCTTGAACGGCGCCAGATGGCGGGCGGCGTAAGCGATCAGCTCCGCCTCGTTCACATCGGCGCCGGGCCGCAGCTGCACGACCGCGCCCACTTCCTCACCCAGGATGCGGTGCGGCAGGCCGACCACCGCCGCATCCATGATCGCCGGGTGGGTGACGAGGATGTCCTCAATCTCGACGCAATAGACGTTCTCGCCGCCTCGGATCAGCATGTCCTTGGCGCGATCGAGCAGGTACACGAAGCCGTCATCGTCGATGCGGCAGATGTCGCCGGTATGGTACCAGCCGTCGGTAAAGCTCTCCGCGGTCGCCTCGGGCTTGTTCCAATATCCTACCACCACGTTGGGCCCGCGGATCCACAATTCGCCCGCCTCGCCCGGCGGCAGCGTGTTACCCGCACCGTCGACCACCTTCACGTCGCACACCGGCACCGGCAGGCCGACGCTGTCGGGATGGCGCAGATAATCCTCGGCGCTGTTACCGACCGACACCGATGACGTCTCGGTCGCGCCATAGCCCTGGCCGGGCTTGAACCATGGAAAAAGCTCGGCGAAGCGCTGCGTCAGCTCAGGCGCGATCGCCGCGCCGCCATAGCCGTAGCTGTCGAGGCTGGAGAGATCGCGGCTGGCGAAGTCGGGCGATTCGAGCACCTGCCACACCATGGCCGGCACGCCCGTCGTCGAATTGACGCGCTCGCGCTCGACCAGCTCCAGGAACCGCTCGGCATTCCACTTGTGCATCAGCACCAGCTTGGCGCCCGCCATCACTGTGGGGATCAGCATCGAATTGGTGCCCGTCACGTGGAACAGCGGCACCGGCAGCAGGTTCACGCGCTGCGCCGTATCGGGATCGGGCGCGGGCAGTTCCTCGCCGCGCCGGATCGCAGCGCGCGCGCCGTTGAACGCGATCGAGATGACGTTGCTCAGCACGTTACGGTGCGTGCCCAGCGCCCCCTTCGGCCGCCCGGTCGTCCCACTGGTGTAGAGGATCGTCGCCGGATCGTCGGTGTCCAGCCCCGGATCGGGCATCGGATCGTCGGGCAGGCCGGCATAGCCGTCGCGCGGCCCGATCAGTTCGTCGAGCGTCACCGCACCCGCGCCGTAATCGTCCCCCGTCCGCACCGATATAAGCGCGTCGAGATCGAGCCCGCCGACATACGGCGCGAGCCGTTCGAGCCGTTCCCCGTCGACGATCGCGACGCGCGCGCCCGAATCGGCGATCCCGTACGCCAGCTCGTCGCCCAGCCCCCAGGCGTTGAGCGGCGTCACCACCGCGCCGATCGATACGCCCGCCCAAAAGGCGATCGACCATTCGGGCAGGTTGCGCATCGCGACGACCAGCCGGTCGCCCTTCTTCACGCCGTAGCGGTCGGTCAGCACGCGCCCGAGCGCCCCCGCCGCCCGGAAATGCGCGGCGTAGCTCTGCCGCTCGCCCTCGTAGACGATGAACTCGCGCTCACCCCAGCTACGGCCCAGGTCGAACACCCGCCGCAGATCGTTCAGCGCATTGGCGTAGGTGCGCAGCGTCACGCCGCGGATCACCGCGTCGCGCATCTCGAACGGCGCGCCGGGCGCGGTGAGGATGCGATAGGTCTCCTCGATCCCCACCGCCGGCCAGCTCTCGTCCGCCATCCGCTCGCCTCCCCGCGCCGTTCCGGTCCGTCGCTATCCGATCAGAGCAGGTCGCCGCCGCATGCCGACGCCGTCGTGCCCTCGCGCTCGAACGCCTTGATGACGTTGCGCCCCACCGTCCAGCGGTGCACCTCGTCCGGCCCGTCGACCAGCCGCTGCGAGCGGATGTGCGTGTACCAGGCGGCAAGCGGCGTATCGAGGCTGAAGCCGAGCGCGCCGTGCAGCTGGATCGCGGTGTCGACCACCTGATGCACCATGTTGGCGAGGAAGATCTTGGCGATCGAATTCTCTTGCCGGATGTCGTCGCCGCGCTCCGCCTTGTAGGCGATGTGAAGCAGCATCAGCCGCGCCTTGTAGATCTCCGCCGCGCAATCGGCGAGCATCCACTGCACCCCCTGCCGCTCCTTCAGCAGCTTGCCAAACGTCTCGCGCTTGATGACGTGGGCGGTCGCAAGGTCTAGCGCGCGCTGGGCCATCGACACATTATGCATGCCGTGGCGCAGCCGGCCGTAAGCGAGCCGGTGCTGCCCCATGTTGAAGCCGTTGCCCTCGCCGCCGAGCAGATCCTCCGCGGGGACGACCAGGTCCTTGATCTCGACCTCCGAATGGCCGCCGCCCAGGATCTCGGTCAGCGGACCGTGCACCGCCATCGTCTCGATGTCGCGGACGATCTTGTAGCCAGGGTTGGGCAATTCGACGATAAAGGTCGAATAGCGCTGGTGGCGCGGCGCGTCGGGATCGGTCATCGCCATGACGAGCGCGATGTCGGCGACGCTCGCGGCGGACGAGAACCACTTCTCGCCGTTCAGCACGTAATTCTCGTTGCCGTCCTTCACCGCGCGCGTCTGCATGCCCGTCGCGTCGGCACCCGCCGCCTTCTCGGTCATCGAATAGCAGATGCGCTTCTCGCCGTTGAGCAGCGGCTTGAGATACTTCTCCTTCTGATGCTCGGTGCCGTGCGCCAGCAGCGTCATCATCGTCGCGTCGTCGGGGCCTTGCGTGTTCAGCGACAGCGCGCCGAGATGGCTCTCGCCCAGCTCCATCTGCACCAGCGCATTGGCAAGCGGCCCCAGGCCCATGCCGCCATATTCCTTGGGAATGAACGGGCACCACAGCCCCTGCGCGCGCGCCTTGCCGCGCAGCTCGTTGAGGACGGTCTTGTAATCCTCGCCGTCGGTCAGCCGCTTCTCGGCGGGCTTGCACTCGTCGTGCACCCATTGGCGCACCTTGGCGCGGATTGCCTTGGCTTCCGCAGGAATTTCAAAGTCGATCGACATGCGGTATCCTTTTCGGGGAGAGTGGTTCGGTCGCGGTGATCGACGATCAGTTCTTCATTGCCTCGGCGGCTTTGTTGAGATCGGGCGCATTGGGCGATCGCATCGCGACGCCGCCTTCCTGCCCGGCCTTGAGCGCCGCCGCCGCTCCCTCGTGCGACATGATCTTGGAAAGCACCGCTTGGCCCGCGCGCTCGAACGATTCGCGGTGGTCGACGACATATTGGCGCGACGTGCGATATCCCTCGAGCAGCCCGTGAATCTCGGGAATGACGTAGCGCGCGACGAGGTCCCAGCTCTTCAGCGTGTTCGCCCGGTTCGCCCAGTCGTGCGCGAAGCCGAGCACCGTGCCGAAGCCGCCGGCTGATGCGAGCAGCTTGCGGATCGCCGCCACCAGATCGTCGGGCGTGCCGATCACCGCCGCCGCGCCGTCGGCGAACGCCGTCTCATCCACCGCATGGTCGGGCGAGGTGAATTCCTTCGCCCCCGGCCGCATCAGCGTGCCGACGGTATATTCGTTGTGCCACTTCATCAGCCCGGCGCCCGCCTCGGCCCTCGCCTGCTCGCGCGTTTCGGCGATGTGCCAGCTCATCAGTACGCGCCAATTGTCGCGGCTCACCGTCTTGCCCGATTTCGCTGCTGCCTGTTCGGCAAAGCCCCATTGCGTCGGCAGCGCGGCAAGCCCGGCGTCCGAATTGGAACCGATCGACAAGGCGCCGATGCCGTATTTGCCCGCCAGCGTCATGCCCGACGGGCTGATCGACGAGGCGACGACGAACGGCATGTCCTCCTGCAGCGGGAACAGCTGCAGCCGCGCGTCGCGCAGCGTGAACCACTCGCTCTCATGGGTCACCCGCTCGCCCGCGAACAGCCGGCGGATCACGCCGATCGCCTCGTCCTGCCGGTCGCGCTGCGTCATCGGATCGATGCCCAGCATGTACGCGTCGGACGGCAAGGCGCCCGGCCCGGTGCCGAAGATCACCCGCCCGCGCGTCATGTGGTCGAGCTGGACGATGCGCTGTGCGACATTGAAGGGGTGGTGGTACGGCAGCGAGACGACGCCCGTGCCCAGCCGGATGCGATGCGTCTGCTCGCCCACCGCCGCCAGGAACAGCTCGGGCGAGGCGA carries:
- a CDS encoding acyl-CoA dehydrogenase family protein produces the protein MSIDFEIPAEAKAIRAKVRQWVHDECKPAEKRLTDGEDYKTVLNELRGKARAQGLWCPFIPKEYGGMGLGPLANALVQMELGESHLGALSLNTQGPDDATMMTLLAHGTEHQKEKYLKPLLNGEKRICYSMTEKAAGADATGMQTRAVKDGNENYVLNGEKWFSSAASVADIALVMAMTDPDAPRHQRYSTFIVELPNPGYKIVRDIETMAVHGPLTEILGGGHSEVEIKDLVVPAEDLLGGEGNGFNMGQHRLAYGRLRHGMHNVSMAQRALDLATAHVIKRETFGKLLKERQGVQWMLADCAAEIYKARLMLLHIAYKAERGDDIRQENSIAKIFLANMVHQVVDTAIQLHGALGFSLDTPLAAWYTHIRSQRLVDGPDEVHRWTVGRNVIKAFEREGTTASACGGDLL
- a CDS encoding LLM class flavin-dependent oxidoreductase, with protein sequence MARLKFGAFLAPHHPIGEHPMLQFRGDIALAKHMDELGFDEFWVGEHHSTGWETIASPELFLAAVGEQTHRIRLGTGVVSLPYHHPFNVAQRIVQLDHMTRGRVIFGTGPGALPSDAYMLGIDPMTQRDRQDEAIGVIRRLFAGERVTHESEWFTLRDARLQLFPLQEDMPFVVASSISPSGMTLAGKYGIGALSIGSNSDAGLAALPTQWGFAEQAAAKSGKTVSRDNWRVLMSWHIAETREQARAEAGAGLMKWHNEYTVGTLMRPGAKEFTSPDHAVDETAFADGAAAVIGTPDDLVAAIRKLLASAGGFGTVLGFAHDWANRANTLKSWDLVARYVIPEIHGLLEGYRTSRQYVVDHRESFERAGQAVLSKIMSHEGAAAALKAGQEGGVAMRSPNAPDLNKAAEAMKN
- a CDS encoding class I adenylate-forming enzyme family protein: MADESWPAVGIEETYRILTAPGAPFEMRDAVIRGVTLRTYANALNDLRRVFDLGRSWGEREFIVYEGERQSYAAHFRAAGALGRVLTDRYGVKKGDRLVVAMRNLPEWSIAFWAGVSIGAVVTPLNAWGLGDELAYGIADSGARVAIVDGERLERLAPYVGGLDLDALISVRTGDDYGAGAVTLDELIGPRDGYAGLPDDPMPDPGLDTDDPATILYTSGTTGRPKGALGTHRNVLSNVISIAFNGARAAIRRGEELPAPDPDTAQRVNLLPVPLFHVTGTNSMLIPTVMAGAKLVLMHKWNAERFLELVERERVNSTTGVPAMVWQVLESPDFASRDLSSLDSYGYGGAAIAPELTQRFAELFPWFKPGQGYGATETSSVSVGNSAEDYLRHPDSVGLPVPVCDVKVVDGAGNTLPPGEAGELWIRGPNVVVGYWNKPEATAESFTDGWYHTGDICRIDDDGFVYLLDRAKDMLIRGGENVYCVEIEDILVTHPAIMDAAVVGLPHRILGEEVGAVVQLRPGADVNEAELIAYAARHLAPFKVPVRIDVRAAEFPRNASGKTLKPVLRAELLARLDAA